In the Ruminococcus sp. OA3 genome, one interval contains:
- a CDS encoding HipA domain-containing protein, with amino-acid sequence MKDFSFWKEYEGASEGSGRSEKLWLMNPDTNQIGLFKYKKDITTTDHISECVAYELAQLIGIPCAKFEVGTYKGREGSMSYNIIDHEGMVLIEGIYCISLEYNNFDADTLSDMKTGDKYSIEMIQRVLQPLKLFDDFLPVLVFDFLIGNTDRHQSNWALIMENKVLRLSPLYDNSSSLCAYVKDSKIDQYLGNDQLLWKSLVDTKSRSLIRIGNKEKKQPTQLDVLKFLREKYYKETIDIVEKIETCVTEEAICAILDKYKEILPKKKRDLILRFLLSKVQLMTGIYGKREG; translated from the coding sequence ATGAAAGATTTTTCTTTTTGGAAAGAATATGAAGGGGCTTCAGAGGGGAGTGGCAGAAGTGAAAAATTATGGTTAATGAATCCTGATACAAACCAGATAGGGCTATTTAAATACAAGAAAGATATAACAACGACAGATCATATCTCGGAGTGTGTTGCATATGAATTGGCACAATTAATAGGGATTCCCTGCGCCAAATTTGAGGTTGGTACCTATAAAGGCAGAGAAGGTTCCATGAGTTATAATATTATTGACCATGAAGGGATGGTACTTATTGAAGGTATTTACTGTATTAGTTTAGAATATAACAATTTTGACGCGGACACGTTATCAGATATGAAGACGGGGGATAAGTATTCAATAGAAATGATACAACGGGTGTTACAACCATTAAAACTTTTTGACGATTTCTTGCCTGTTCTCGTTTTTGATTTTCTGATCGGCAATACAGATCGCCATCAAAGCAATTGGGCATTAATAATGGAAAATAAAGTACTTAGGTTAAGCCCATTATATGATAATAGTTCATCTCTTTGTGCATATGTTAAGGATTCAAAAATAGATCAGTACTTAGGAAATGACCAACTTTTGTGGAAGTCTCTTGTGGATACAAAGTCAAGGTCTTTAATACGTATTGGGAATAAGGAGAAGAAACAACCGACTCAGTTAGATGTACTAAAGTTTCTGCGAGAAAAATATTACAAAGAAACAATTGATATTGTAGAAAAGATTGAGACGTGTGTGACAGAAGAAGCTATCTGTGCTATATTAGACAAATACAAGGAAATACTCCCAAAGAAAAAAAGAGATCTAATATTAAGATTTTTATTATCAAAAGTACAATTAATGACTGGAATTTATGGAAAAAGGGAGGGGTAA
- a CDS encoding nucleoside recognition domain-containing protein: MLNVLWAGMIILGIAYGAATGRFPEVSEAALSSAKEAVTLAITMLGIMGLWSGIMEIATGAGILERMTKKMGPILSFLFPEIPKDHPARDHISTNMIANFLGLGWAATPAGLKAMEELANLDEDRRGGKISGPVQSKGIASNEMCTFLIINISSLQLIPVNIIAYRSQYGSVNPTAIVGPAIVATLISTVVGVVFCKIMDRGRRT, encoded by the coding sequence ATGTTAAATGTATTATGGGCGGGAATGATAATTCTGGGAATTGCCTACGGTGCGGCTACCGGCCGTTTTCCGGAAGTTTCGGAGGCTGCGCTTTCTTCGGCAAAGGAGGCGGTGACCCTTGCGATCACCATGCTTGGAATTATGGGATTGTGGTCAGGCATCATGGAGATTGCCACGGGTGCGGGAATCCTGGAACGCATGACGAAGAAAATGGGTCCGATACTGTCTTTTTTGTTTCCGGAGATACCAAAAGACCATCCGGCGCGGGATCATATTTCTACTAATATGATTGCCAACTTTCTGGGGCTGGGCTGGGCTGCCACGCCTGCCGGGCTGAAGGCTATGGAAGAGCTGGCGAATCTTGATGAGGACAGAAGAGGAGGGAAGATATCGGGACCAGTACAGTCAAAGGGGATAGCGAGTAATGAAATGTGTACGTTTTTAATCATCAATATTTCTTCTCTGCAGCTGATCCCGGTGAACATCATCGCATACAGGAGCCAGTATGGAAGCGTGAATCCCACGGCGATCGTTGGCCCCGCAATTGTGGCGACACTGATCAGCACGGTGGTGGGAGTTGTATTCTGTAAGATTATGGATAGGGGACGGAGAACATAA
- a CDS encoding cation-translocating P-type ATPase: MSYQNHLQEIRRKYQTDPESGLTEEEAGRRKREQGENVLYHPKPPSAAARFAGQLNDPLIFILFAAAIISVMLAEYGDTLIILAVILLNGLVGMIQEGKAQKSLEALKKLTSPEAIVKRDGIYRKIPAASLVVGDIVSLEAGCQVPADIELISASSIKLEESALTGESVPVEKEVPDMVYMSTSVVYGRGEGVTAATGMQTKIGSIAKMIAEPAREMTPLQKRLESLGKALSICAVFLCISLFIIAILQKRDILEMLITAISLAVAAVPEGLPAVVTIVLALSVSRMVRINTIIRRLPAVETLGSVNVVCSDKTGTLTQNQMTVVQCYTRGTMYVPESMDPDRHHAFFEGFVLCNDAMYSNGRPIGDPTETALLDLGMKAGFRKESLEEQRRRIDEIPFDSGRRMMTTVHWKGSRKISYTKGSCEELLAHCDRILTATGPEPMQTRDRDAIRTVLQEMSRDALRVLALAMAEDVSSPREENLTFVGLVGMSDPPRPEVPEAVRRFREAGVRTVMITGDHADTAFSIAKQLSIADSRTECISGQELENLTDSALAQNIENYSVFARVSPAHKVRIVKALRSKGCITAMTGDGVNDAPALRAADIGIAMGKNGTDVAKNAADIILTDDNFATIERAIEEGRGIYENIKKSVLFLLSSNFGEIITMFLAVIAGLASPLKASHILWVNLITDSLPALALGVDENDRRILMEKPPRSAKESLFAGGGLFCTLFYGCLIATVSLTAYFSVPFSCLGQSNTPVTLENLRIMLSDPQVLMRAQTYAFTVLGISELFHAIGMRSVEKSLFRTNPFSNPLMILALLLGIFLQVAVTEFPVLTSMFETVRLSLGEWIGLILLSATPMLAHEFLLFDPGTLLQKFHKRQDHKQKSTDPGKV; the protein is encoded by the coding sequence ATGTCTTATCAGAATCATTTGCAGGAAATCCGCCGGAAATATCAGACTGATCCAGAAAGCGGGCTCACAGAAGAAGAAGCCGGGCGGCGGAAACGGGAGCAGGGAGAAAATGTACTTTACCATCCCAAACCTCCTTCAGCCGCAGCCAGATTCGCCGGGCAGCTGAACGATCCACTGATTTTTATCCTGTTTGCCGCCGCGATCATCTCCGTTATGCTGGCTGAATATGGTGACACTCTTATCATACTGGCTGTTATCCTGCTAAACGGACTGGTAGGCATGATACAGGAAGGCAAGGCACAGAAATCTCTGGAAGCCCTGAAAAAACTGACCAGCCCGGAAGCCATTGTAAAACGTGACGGCATCTACAGAAAAATACCGGCTGCCAGCCTTGTTGTGGGCGATATTGTCAGCCTGGAAGCGGGATGCCAGGTTCCGGCTGATATTGAACTGATCTCCGCCTCGAGTATTAAGCTTGAAGAGTCGGCGCTGACAGGAGAATCTGTCCCGGTAGAAAAAGAAGTCCCCGATATGGTTTATATGTCAACAAGCGTGGTCTATGGCCGGGGCGAGGGTGTCACTGCAGCTACCGGAATGCAGACCAAAATCGGCAGCATTGCCAAAATGATCGCGGAACCGGCCAGAGAAATGACCCCGCTTCAGAAACGCCTGGAAAGCCTGGGCAAAGCCTTAAGTATCTGTGCCGTGTTCCTGTGTATCTCGCTTTTTATTATCGCTATTCTGCAGAAAAGAGATATACTTGAAATGCTGATTACCGCCATCTCACTGGCAGTCGCCGCCGTCCCGGAAGGACTGCCTGCAGTTGTCACCATCGTTCTTGCCCTGAGTGTTTCCAGGATGGTCAGAATCAACACCATTATCCGCAGGCTTCCGGCAGTTGAAACACTCGGCTCAGTCAACGTCGTATGCTCCGACAAAACAGGAACATTGACCCAGAACCAGATGACTGTCGTACAATGCTATACCCGCGGTACCATGTATGTGCCCGAAAGCATGGATCCTGACCGGCATCATGCTTTTTTTGAGGGCTTTGTTCTGTGCAACGACGCCATGTATTCCAATGGCCGGCCCATCGGCGATCCCACGGAAACCGCACTTCTTGATCTTGGCATGAAGGCAGGTTTCAGAAAAGAATCTCTGGAAGAACAGCGGCGCCGGATCGATGAAATCCCTTTCGACTCGGGCCGCCGCATGATGACTACGGTTCATTGGAAGGGCAGCCGGAAAATTTCATATACCAAGGGGTCCTGCGAAGAACTGCTGGCACACTGTGACCGTATTCTGACTGCCACCGGACCAGAGCCCATGCAGACACGTGACAGAGATGCCATCCGCACAGTACTGCAGGAAATGAGCCGGGATGCACTCCGGGTTCTCGCCCTGGCGATGGCGGAGGATGTATCCTCCCCGCGTGAGGAAAACCTGACGTTCGTGGGACTGGTCGGCATGTCAGATCCTCCACGACCGGAGGTTCCTGAGGCAGTCAGGCGTTTCCGGGAGGCCGGAGTCCGGACTGTCATGATAACAGGGGATCACGCCGACACTGCCTTTTCCATTGCGAAACAGCTTTCAATCGCAGATTCCAGGACAGAGTGCATAAGTGGCCAGGAGCTCGAGAATCTGACGGATTCGGCACTCGCACAAAATATCGAAAATTACAGTGTATTTGCCAGAGTTTCTCCGGCACACAAAGTGCGTATCGTAAAAGCTCTGCGCAGTAAGGGCTGCATCACCGCCATGACGGGGGACGGCGTCAATGACGCACCCGCGCTCCGGGCAGCAGATATCGGTATTGCCATGGGCAAGAACGGAACCGATGTCGCCAAAAACGCAGCGGACATTATTCTCACCGATGATAACTTTGCCACAATAGAGCGGGCGATCGAGGAAGGGCGGGGAATCTATGAGAACATAAAAAAATCCGTCCTCTTTCTCCTCTCCTCCAACTTTGGTGAGATCATCACCATGTTTCTGGCTGTGATTGCAGGGCTCGCTTCGCCGCTGAAAGCCAGTCATATCCTGTGGGTCAATCTGATCACCGACTCACTGCCGGCGCTTGCGCTTGGTGTAGATGAAAATGACCGCCGGATCCTGATGGAAAAACCTCCTCGAAGCGCCAAAGAAAGTCTGTTTGCCGGAGGCGGGCTTTTCTGCACTCTGTTCTATGGGTGCCTGATCGCGACAGTCAGTTTAACCGCGTATTTCAGCGTTCCCTTCAGCTGCCTGGGTCAAAGCAATACACCCGTCACACTGGAGAATCTGCGTATAATGCTGAGTGACCCGCAGGTACTGATGCGGGCTCAGACTTATGCCTTTACGGTTCTGGGAATCTCAGAACTGTTTCACGCCATCGGCATGCGCAGTGTGGAAAAATCACTGTTTCGAACAAATCCTTTTTCAAACCCGCTGATGATACTTGCCCTGCTCCTCGGAATATTCCTGCAGGTCGCAGTGACAGAGTTTCCTGTCCTGACTTCCATGTTCGAAACGGTACGTTTAAGCCTGGGCGAGTGGATCGGGCTGATCCTGCTCTCAGCCACCCCAATGTTAGCACACGAATTTTTACTGTTTGATCCGGGAACACTCTTACAAAAATTTCATAAACGCCAGGACCATAAGCAGAAATCCACTGATCCAGGAAAGGTTTAA
- the ytaF gene encoding sporulation membrane protein YtaF, giving the protein MNFFLSGFLEALVLVTALSVDAFVASFAYGTNRVKIPVSSMAVMDLISASILLIFLLIGSLLVPLIPSGFVRIFCFAVLFGLGMIKIFDSYIKTLIRKNGEHAPEISFSFLEFCFILKIYADPDKADADKSGVLSVKEAVSLGTALSLDSAAAGFGAGVMTPNPVLTSVMSLVIGAAAILGGSLLGNRLAEKLSLNLSWISGFLLMVLAFMKFL; this is encoded by the coding sequence ATGAATTTCTTTCTTTCTGGCTTTTTGGAGGCGCTGGTTCTTGTCACCGCACTTTCTGTCGATGCCTTTGTGGCCAGCTTTGCATATGGGACTAACCGTGTGAAGATACCTGTATCTTCCATGGCGGTCATGGATCTGATCTCTGCAAGTATTCTGCTGATATTTCTGCTGATCGGCAGTCTTCTGGTTCCGCTGATCCCATCCGGTTTTGTCCGGATTTTCTGTTTTGCAGTGCTGTTCGGGCTCGGCATGATAAAGATATTCGACAGTTATATCAAAACCCTGATTCGAAAAAACGGGGAACATGCCCCCGAGATTTCGTTTTCATTTCTGGAATTTTGTTTTATTCTGAAGATTTACGCTGATCCTGATAAGGCGGACGCTGATAAAAGCGGCGTTCTGTCGGTAAAGGAGGCGGTATCGCTGGGGACTGCATTGTCTCTGGACAGCGCAGCAGCCGGATTCGGAGCAGGTGTCATGACTCCGAATCCAGTCCTGACGTCCGTTATGTCACTTGTAATAGGAGCCGCGGCGATCCTGGGAGGCAGCCTGCTGGGAAACCGGCTGGCTGAAAAATTGTCTTTAAACCTTTCCTGGATCAGTGGATTTCTGCTTATGGTCCTGGCGTTTATGAAATTTTTGTAA
- a CDS encoding amino acid ABC transporter ATP-binding protein — translation MIQLENIYKNFGDAQILKDINLHIKEGEKLVIIGPSGSGKSTLIRCMNCLEEPTSGRILIDGEVLTKKNRTAVNREHSSMVFQQFNLYPHLTVLENLTLAPVKLKHRKKKEAAEAAMHYLDRVGLAEKAAAYPPSLSGGQQQRIAIARALATQNKIILFDEPTSALDPEMVQEVLDVMVSLSKENNFTMVIVTHEMGFARQVADRVIFLENGVIVEEGAPDHFFDHPQNERTREFLSKIIR, via the coding sequence TTGATACAGCTGGAAAATATATATAAAAATTTTGGCGACGCCCAGATACTAAAGGACATTAACCTTCACATTAAAGAAGGCGAAAAACTGGTCATTATCGGTCCTTCCGGTTCAGGTAAAAGTACTTTGATCCGCTGCATGAACTGTCTGGAGGAACCGACATCAGGCCGCATTCTGATCGACGGAGAAGTTCTTACCAAAAAGAACCGGACAGCCGTCAACCGGGAACATTCTTCCATGGTTTTCCAGCAGTTTAACCTGTATCCGCATCTGACCGTCTTAGAGAACCTGACATTAGCCCCTGTGAAACTAAAGCACCGCAAAAAAAAGGAGGCAGCGGAAGCCGCAATGCATTATCTGGACAGGGTTGGACTCGCCGAAAAGGCTGCTGCATATCCACCCAGCCTGTCCGGAGGCCAGCAGCAGCGGATCGCAATCGCACGCGCACTTGCCACCCAGAATAAAATCATTTTATTTGATGAGCCCACTTCTGCGCTGGACCCTGAAATGGTTCAGGAAGTACTGGACGTCATGGTCAGTCTGTCAAAAGAAAATAATTTTACGATGGTAATCGTAACACATGAGATGGGATTTGCCCGTCAGGTTGCAGACCGGGTAATTTTTCTTGAGAACGGGGTGATTGTCGAGGAGGGCGCCCCCGATCACTTTTTTGACCATCCCCAAAATGAGCGCACAAGAGAATTTTTAAGTAAAATTATCAGATGA